The Altererythrobacter sp. Root672 genome includes a window with the following:
- a CDS encoding G8 domain-containing protein has protein sequence MRLRSRLLRVALLLPVSLLLGTGAGAAAQDNHAHAHAQTAETTPASAVRQVRWSDPAAWPDRKVPREGDAVTIGQDMDVLLDVDPPALRSLTIDGKLSFADDRDIGLETEWIYLRGGELQIGSEAKPYTRKATITLTDKVPGEDVNTMGDRGIVLMGGTLSLHGDREHTWSKLAQTAEAGSTRIEVLDASGWRKGDEIVLASTDFNPRQAEKRTVAAVNGNVITLDRALQYMHFGKITYGVDERGEVGLLTRNIRIQASDDAESTYFGGHIMAGT, from the coding sequence ATGCGCCTGCGATCGCGCCTGCTCCGTGTTGCCTTGCTTCTTCCGGTGTCGCTGCTGCTAGGCACGGGGGCGGGAGCCGCTGCGCAGGATAACCACGCCCACGCGCACGCCCAGACCGCCGAAACCACGCCGGCTTCAGCGGTCAGGCAAGTGCGCTGGTCCGATCCGGCCGCCTGGCCTGACCGGAAGGTGCCGCGCGAAGGGGACGCGGTCACCATCGGGCAGGACATGGACGTGCTCCTCGACGTCGATCCGCCGGCGCTGCGCAGCCTGACCATCGACGGCAAGCTCAGCTTTGCCGACGATCGCGACATCGGGCTGGAAACCGAGTGGATCTATCTGCGCGGGGGCGAGCTGCAGATCGGCAGCGAGGCCAAGCCCTATACCCGCAAGGCCACGATCACCCTGACCGACAAGGTCCCCGGCGAAGACGTCAACACCATGGGCGATCGCGGGATCGTGCTGATGGGCGGCACGCTGAGCCTGCACGGCGACCGGGAGCACACCTGGAGCAAGCTCGCCCAGACCGCCGAGGCCGGCAGCACCCGGATCGAAGTGCTCGACGCCTCGGGCTGGCGCAAGGGCGACGAGATCGTCCTGGCCTCAACCGACTTCAACCCGCGGCAGGCCGAGAAGCGCACGGTCGCAGCCGTCAACGGCAACGTGATCACGCTCGATCGCGCGCTGCAATACATGCACTTCGGCAAGATCACCTACGGGGTCGACGAGCGCGGCGAGGTCGGCTTGCTGACGCGCAATATCCGCATCCAGGCGTCGG